CGTTTGTGGAGAAGTTCGGCATCACCGAAAAGAGCTTGCCCATCTTTATCAGCTGCGTGCTCTCGACCCAGTGGCACCGGCCTTACCCCGTGTTCAGAGCCCAGTTTCAGGATGCTGCCGCCCTGACCATGTTGCTGAACTTCAAGAAGGATTTCGCGAAATTTCTCCTCGATGAGCTCCACGACGAGGATGCAGAGGAAGTGGCAGACTACGCATGGGATATGGTGCTGCATGCCATTTTCGGGCCCGAGCACAAGCACCAGCAGGTAATACGTACCGCCCCGGCCGACTTGCAGCCGCTGTACGAGGAGCTTTTTCACAAGGAAGACGCCGACGAGTAAGCTGCACTTGCCTTTAGCGGTAAAAATAAAGCCCGTTTCCAACCTTGGAAACGGGCTTTTACGTGGCTGGGAGTTATAGTCTTACCGGCTTTTAAACTGGCTGATGGCCGAGCGGGTGAAGTCTGACAGCACGAGGCGGCCACTGATGGCGGCGCGCTGGGGCAGCAGCGTATCCCAGTGCTCGGTGCCCTGCCAGAACACCTGTTTCAGCTCAGTCAGGGCTTCGGGGTTGTAGCGGGCCAGCTTCTCAGCAAACGCCTGCACGGCCTGGTCCAGCTCGGCGGCGGTGGGCAGTACTTCGGCGTAGAGGCCCCGGTCCCGGGCCCACTCGGCCGAGCGGAACTCACCCGCGTCGAGGGCCAGCTGGGCGTAGGCCGACTGCCCGATTTTGCGCTCAACAGCTGGTCCCACGACAAACGGACCAATGCCCACGACCAGCTCACTAAGCTTCACTGAGGCCTGGGCCGTGGCAAAGCAATAGTCGGTAGCTGCGGCCACGCCCACGCCGCCGCCGATGGCCTTGCCCTGCACCCGGCCGATGATGATTTTGGGGCAGGTGCGGCAGGCGTTGATGACTTTGGCAAAGCCCGAGAAGAACTCCAGGCCCTGGGCTTCGTCGGCAATGGCTATGAGCTCGTCGAAACTGGCCCCGGCGCAGAACGTTTTTTCGCCCTCGCTGCACAGGATGATGACTTTGGTAGCCGCGTCCTGGCCGGCAGCGGTAATGGTAGCGGCCAGCTGGGTGAGCAGGGCGCCGGGCAGGGAGTTGTGGCTGGGGTGAAAAAAGGAAACGGTGCTGATGCCGTAAGTGTCGGTGGTTACCTGGACTTGGCCGGCAGAAAGGGTATCGGTGGTGCTCATGAAAGAAGTGGCTTTGGTATAAGAACGTCATGCTGAGCTTGTCGAAGCATCTCTACTGCTAAAGTGGTGTGATTACCAGCGCGGTAGAGATGCTTCGGCAAGCTCAGCATGACACTCAGTTTTACTCCTGGTTTTTCTTCTTCACCATAGTCAAAATGGTGGCTACAGCTACGGTTTCGCCGGTTTCGTCGGTTACGTCCACCAGCCAGCGGACGATGCCCTTGGCTACGTCCTCAGCGTCGCGCTTTTCTTGGCCGATTTTCTCCTTTACCGTCAGCTGCACGCCGATGGTCATGCCGGGGTAAACAGGCTTGGTGAAGCGGCACTCGTCGAGGCCGTAGTTGAGCAATACCGGCCCCTTGCGCGGATCCACGAACATGCCGGCAGCCTTGCTCAGGATGTAGTAGCCGTGGGCCACGCGGCCCGTAAAGAGCGTGCCTTCCAGAGAAGTAGCGTCGACGTGGGCGTAGAAATTGTCGCCCGACACCTGGGCGAAGTTGGTGATGTCGGCCTCCGTTACGGTGTGGCGGTGGGTGGTGTAGGTCTGCCCGATTTCCAGCTCCTCGAAGTAGTGCTGGAAGGGGTGCTTGTCTTTCTCAATCTGCTTAGCCTTGGGCTGATACACCTCCGTAATGGCGGTAATCATCGTGGGAGAGCCCTGAATGGCCACGCGCTGCATGAAGTGCTCTACGCCGCGGATGCCGCCCATTTCCTGCCCGCCACCGGCCCGGCCGGGGCCGCCGTGAATGAGCAGGGGTAGGGGAGAGCCGTGGCCGGTGCTTTCCTTGGCCACTTCGCCATTGAGAACCAGAATCCGGCCGTGGTGGGTGGCCGAACCGAGCACAAACTCCTGAGCCGTGTGCGGGTCATTGGTAGCTACCGAGCACACCAACGAGCCTTTACCCATGTTGGCTAAGGTAATGGCCTCATCCACGTCCTTGTAGGGCATGATGGTGCTTACCGGCCCAAACGCCTCGATTTCGTGGGTGTCGGTGAACTTGAACGGCTCGGGGTTGAGCAGCACGATGGGCGACATAAACGCGCCTACCTTACAGTCGCCGCCGATAACCTGCACGTCGTCCAGGTTGCCATACACGATGGGCGTGTTCTTAGCCAGGTGCTCTACCCGCTCCCGCACGCGCTGCATTTGCTCCCGACCGGCCAGGGCGCCCATGCGCACTCCTTCGGCCAGCGGGTGACCAATGGTCGTTTGTGCCAGGGCCTTGCCCAGAGCAATCTGCACGTCCTCGACCAAGTTCTCGGGCACGATGATGCGGCGGATGGCGGTGCACTTCTGACCTGCTTTCGAGGTCATTTCCTTGCGAACTTCCTTGATAAACAAATCAAATTCTACGGTGCCGGGCACGGCGTCCTGACCCAGTACGGCGGCGTTGAGTGAGTCGGCTTCCATGGTGAAGGGCACGGCTTCAGCCAAGATGCGCGGGTGGCCCTTGAGCTTGCGGCCGGTTTCGGCCGAGCCGGTGAAGGTGACGACGTCCTGGTAGTTGACGTGGTCCAGAATGCCGTGGCCGCTGCCTACCACCAACTGCAAAGCACCTTCGGGCAGGATTTTGGAGGCTATGATTTCGCGCACGACGGCCTCGGTGAGGTAGGCTGAAGGCACGGCGGGCTTCACAATGGCGGGCATGCCAGCCAGCAGGTTGACCGCAATTTTCTCCAGCATTCCCCAGATAGGGAAGTTATAGGCGTTGATATGCACGGCCACGCCTTCCTTGGGCACCAGGATGTGGTGGCCCATAAAGTTGCCGGCTTTCGACAGCGCAATGGGCTCGGACTCGACGTAGAAGGGTTTGTCGGGAAACTTACGGCGCAGCGAGGCGTTGGCAAACAGGTTGCCGATACCGCCTTCGATGTCAATCCAGGAGTCGGCGCGGGTGGCCCCGCTGCGGTAGCTCAGGGTGTAGAAGTCTTCCTTTTTACTGTCGAGGTGCAGGGCCAGGGCCTTGAGCATGCGGCCCCGCTCGTGGAAGGTCATCTTGCGCAGGGCCTTGTTGCCGGTGCGGCGCGCATAGTCAAACATCGAGGCGTAGTCGAGGCCTTCGCCGTTGGCAATGGCAATGACTTCGCCGGTGGAGGCGTCGTAGAGCTCGTGCTGCTCGCCCGAGCCGGCCGTCCAGCGGCCCAGTACGTAGTTTTCGAGGGTGGGAGTCATGAGTATGGGAAAGGGGAGAAGTTTAGAGTAAGCAGCCTGCTACGCTGCACGGGGTTGAAGCTACTCTTCCAGCCGGGTCAGGTTTTCTGTTCTGCGACTAAGCTCCGCATCATGGCAGCGAAAGAAGGATAGAGCGTTTTCATGGGAACCGGGTCGTCCAATAGCAGCTCATGGTCAATCATGACGATTGGGCAGTCTTGGTCCTCCGGATTCTGGTGGCGGGTATCAAAGCAGACGATGCCCCAATCGGAGTAATCGGCGAAATAGATGTAGCCTTGGCCGATCAGCTTAGCGGGCACCCCCGATTGGAAGTAGTGGCGGATAAGCTCCTCTTTCCATTCGTGAATGCCATGGCGAAAGAAGTTGATTTCCTGCTCGGTCCATAGCTCGTAGAAGTGTTTGTAGCGCAAAAACTCCTTGTACAGGGCGGGGTACGGCAGGTGTATTTGGGCTTCTAACTCCTGTAGGTCAGAATTGGTAACTGTGCTCGGTATCGGCTTCCAGGGTGTCCAATCTTCGTCTGCAACTCGGGCCTCGTCCCGCATTTCCAAGGGCATATCAGCGTCTGGGAAATGCATTAAATCAGCTTGGCGCCACTTTTCCAGCGCAGTGTCTACAAACTGATGAACTAGGTTGATATCGGCAGAAGTCATATTGGTATTGCTTGGAAAGTTAGCTGGCCGGGGCAAGCTAACGAAGCGGCAGAAATGCTTCCATCCGCAGACGTTAGAGCAGGGCGCTTTTTCCGCTCGGAATTACTCTCCGGCTTTGCGCTCAGCCCAGGTCTGGTAGCTGGCCTGCTGCACCGCGCGGTCGGCAGGAACTTCACGCAAAGGCTCACAGGCCTGCAACGTGGCGTGCAAATCGGCGGGTAGCTGCATGTAAACGTGCGTGCCTTCGGTTTTCCACTGCAGCATCTCGTCGCTCACCTGCCGGATAATTTTGTGCGGATTGCCTACTACTAAGCTGCGGGGCGGAATAACTTCATCGGCCTTGATAAAGCTCAGGGCCCCGATGATGCACTCGTCGCCAATTTCCACCCGGTCCATGAGTACGGCGTTCATGCCGACCAGGACGTTACGGCCCACGGTGGCGCCGTGGATGATGGCGCCGTGGCCGATGTGGGCCATTTCCTTGAGCCGGGTAGTCGTGCCGGGAAACATGTGGACGGTGCAGTTTTCCTGCACGTTGCAGTTGTCCTCGATGATAATCTGGCCCCAGTCGCCACGAATGGCCGCGCCGGGCCCGATGTAGACATTGCGGCCGATAATGACGTTGCCCGTCACGGCCGCCTGCGGGTGCACGAAGGCCGACTCGTGCACGACCGGAACAATGCCGTTGAACGAGTAGATCATACCTTTTCGATGATGGCTGCGTAGCCTTGGCCCACGCCCACACACATGGTCACGAGGGCGTAGCGCTTGTTTTGCTTGTGCAGCTCCAGGGCGGCCGTGTTCAGGATGCGGGCCCCGCTCATGCCCAGCGGGTGACCTAGGGCAATGGCCCCGCCGTTGGGGTTAATGCGCGGGTCGTTGCCTTCCAGGCCCAGACCCCGCACGCAGGCCAGGGTTTGGGCGGCAAACGCTTCGTTGAATTCAATCAAATCTATCTGGTCGAGCGTGAGGCCGGCTTTCTTCAGCGCCAGCTGGGATGCCGGCACCGGCCCGATGCCCATCGTGCGGGGCTCCACGCCCGCCACGCCCATCGAAACCAGACGGGCCCGGGGCGTGAGGTTGTGTTGCTTGATACCATCCTCCGAGGCCAGTAACAGAGCCGCGGCGCCGTCGTTCAAACCCGACGAGTTGCCGGCTGTAACCGAGCCGTTTTTACGGAAGGCGGGCCGCAGCTTGGCCAGCACGTCCAGGGTCGTTTCCGATTTGATGAACTCGTCCTTCGTAAACAGCACCGGTTCACCCTTGCGCTGGGGAATGGGTACGCCCACGATTTCCTCGGCGAAGCGGCCCGAGTCCCGGGCCCGGCCGGCCCGCTGGTGCGACTCGTAGGCAAACTGGTCCTGGTCTTCGCGGTTGATGTGGTACTGGTCCACAAGGTTTTCGGCCGTTTCGCCCATGGCGTCGATGCCGTACATAGCCTCCAGCTTTTCGTTGACAAAGCGCCACCCGAAGCTCGAATCGTACATCTTCGAGTCGGTGCCGAAGGCTTTGCTGGGCTTGGACATGACGTAGGGCGCGCGGGTCATGCTTTCCACGCCGCCGGAAATGAACAGGTCCCCGTCGCCGCTCTGAATGGCGCGCGCGGCGGCAATGCTAGCCGACAAACCCGAGGCGCAGAGGCGGTTCACGGTTTCGCCGGGTACAGAGGTAGGCAGGCCGGCCAGCAGCAGGGCCATGCGGGCCACATTGCGGTTGTCTTCCCCGGCCTGGTTGGCACAGCCCAGAATGACGTCGGCAATGCCGGCCGGGTCCACGCCGGGGTTACGCTTTAAGAGCTCCTCAATGACCAGGGCCGCCATGTCGTCGGGGCGGACGGCGGCTAGGCTGCCGCCGAAGTTGCCGATGGGCGTGCGGATTCCGTCTACTAAATAAGCCTGCTTCATATGGGTTATTCGCTGTCTAAAATCTGGTTGCTGGTGCGGTAAGCCGTGCCTTTGAACAAGGCCAGCAGCGTACCGTGCTGGTTGGTCAGGCGAATATTATAGACGCCGACTTTGTGCTTGAGGCCTTCTTCCCGGGCCTCCACGGTAATCACGTCGCCGAGCTTGCCGGCTTCGAGGTAGTCGATGGTGACGGTGAGGCCCACGCTTTGGCGGCCGTGGCTGTTGCAGGCGAAGGCAAAGGCTGAGTCGGCCGCCGAAAACGTGACGCCGCCGTGCAGGGCCTGGAAGCCATTGAGCATGTCGGGCCGCACGGTGAAGTGCAGGCGGCAGTAGCCGGGGCCTACTTCGTCGACTTCCAGACCGAGCAGCTTGCTGAAAGCGTCGTGCCGGAGCATGCGCTCCTTCACGGCTTCGGCCAGCGCATTGCTAGCGGCTGAGGGCTGACTCATG
Above is a genomic segment from Hymenobacter cellulosivorans containing:
- a CDS encoding enoyl-CoA hydratase/isomerase family protein codes for the protein MSTTDTLSAGQVQVTTDTYGISTVSFFHPSHNSLPGALLTQLAATITAAGQDAATKVIILCSEGEKTFCAGASFDELIAIADEAQGLEFFSGFAKVINACRTCPKIIIGRVQGKAIGGGVGVAAATDYCFATAQASVKLSELVVGIGPFVVGPAVERKIGQSAYAQLALDAGEFRSAEWARDRGLYAEVLPTAAELDQAVQAFAEKLARYNPEALTELKQVFWQGTEHWDTLLPQRAAISGRLVLSDFTRSAISQFKSR
- a CDS encoding acyltransferase — encoded protein: MIYSFNGIVPVVHESAFVHPQAAVTGNVIIGRNVYIGPGAAIRGDWGQIIIEDNCNVQENCTVHMFPGTTTRLKEMAHIGHGAIIHGATVGRNVLVGMNAVLMDRVEIGDECIIGALSFIKADEVIPPRSLVVGNPHKIIRQVSDEMLQWKTEGTHVYMQLPADLHATLQACEPLREVPADRAVQQASYQTWAERKAGE
- the pcaF gene encoding 3-oxoadipyl-CoA thiolase; its protein translation is MKQAYLVDGIRTPIGNFGGSLAAVRPDDMAALVIEELLKRNPGVDPAGIADVILGCANQAGEDNRNVARMALLLAGLPTSVPGETVNRLCASGLSASIAAARAIQSGDGDLFISGGVESMTRAPYVMSKPSKAFGTDSKMYDSSFGWRFVNEKLEAMYGIDAMGETAENLVDQYHINREDQDQFAYESHQRAGRARDSGRFAEEIVGVPIPQRKGEPVLFTKDEFIKSETTLDVLAKLRPAFRKNGSVTAGNSSGLNDGAAALLLASEDGIKQHNLTPRARLVSMGVAGVEPRTMGIGPVPASQLALKKAGLTLDQIDLIEFNEAFAAQTLACVRGLGLEGNDPRINPNGGAIALGHPLGMSGARILNTAALELHKQNKRYALVTMCVGVGQGYAAIIEKV
- a CDS encoding SMI1/KNR4 family protein, translating into MTSADINLVHQFVDTALEKWRQADLMHFPDADMPLEMRDEARVADEDWTPWKPIPSTVTNSDLQELEAQIHLPYPALYKEFLRYKHFYELWTEQEINFFRHGIHEWKEELIRHYFQSGVPAKLIGQGYIYFADYSDWGIVCFDTRHQNPEDQDCPIVMIDHELLLDDPVPMKTLYPSFAAMMRSLVAEQKT
- the paaI gene encoding hydroxyphenylacetyl-CoA thioesterase PaaI, coding for MSQPSAASNALAEAVKERMLRHDAFSKLLGLEVDEVGPGYCRLHFTVRPDMLNGFQALHGGVTFSAADSAFAFACNSHGRQSVGLTVTIDYLEAGKLGDVITVEAREEGLKHKVGVYNIRLTNQHGTLLALFKGTAYRTSNQILDSE
- the paaZ gene encoding phenylacetic acid degradation bifunctional protein PaaZ, which encodes MTPTLENYVLGRWTAGSGEQHELYDASTGEVIAIANGEGLDYASMFDYARRTGNKALRKMTFHERGRMLKALALHLDSKKEDFYTLSYRSGATRADSWIDIEGGIGNLFANASLRRKFPDKPFYVESEPIALSKAGNFMGHHILVPKEGVAVHINAYNFPIWGMLEKIAVNLLAGMPAIVKPAVPSAYLTEAVVREIIASKILPEGALQLVVGSGHGILDHVNYQDVVTFTGSAETGRKLKGHPRILAEAVPFTMEADSLNAAVLGQDAVPGTVEFDLFIKEVRKEMTSKAGQKCTAIRRIIVPENLVEDVQIALGKALAQTTIGHPLAEGVRMGALAGREQMQRVRERVEHLAKNTPIVYGNLDDVQVIGGDCKVGAFMSPIVLLNPEPFKFTDTHEIEAFGPVSTIMPYKDVDEAITLANMGKGSLVCSVATNDPHTAQEFVLGSATHHGRILVLNGEVAKESTGHGSPLPLLIHGGPGRAGGGQEMGGIRGVEHFMQRVAIQGSPTMITAITEVYQPKAKQIEKDKHPFQHYFEELEIGQTYTTHRHTVTEADITNFAQVSGDNFYAHVDATSLEGTLFTGRVAHGYYILSKAAGMFVDPRKGPVLLNYGLDECRFTKPVYPGMTIGVQLTVKEKIGQEKRDAEDVAKGIVRWLVDVTDETGETVAVATILTMVKKKNQE